The genomic interval ctggaatagggagaggttgaagtctaccttgatgctcaaccttaactagacggcacgtgatacatttctcaatgaacatggcaatatccaatatactcgttttagtcccccaatgacacatcacgaccagtattcctagagtgactgctatccaaaaatctcgtttcctcgagaaccttaatacaacatccaataaattccagtgatcaatagatccatacaataatatgtgccaacctcaatcaattcctatgctccaacttctaaaccttcatggAATTCTACtgttggaaacctaatagccacttccaatgttaaccatcaataacaaattgcacaaccaaatgattaatctccaattacaagtatcttctcaaaattcaagtcaccattaattcttcaaatcagcacaatttgaactcctgactacaacaaaattaccacgcttctgctgcgcactctgatattcgccacatgcataaaacttacgtcctcatgaaactaacaccaagagtacaaggtggctccattcctactaaccaaaaacccttatcacaatttggtagaaaaacactctctctcccaaaaccacgagttataactcaaattcctcaattaacttctgctgccttgatcaaaatcaaattctataaaatacaaccatgatcaaagacagaaacccaatatcaaacaacctcagcatcccaaattgaaaataaataacctcaacccaaaatacactcatctcctctaagataagaaacatactttaaaagactcaattccaacctagcgaatcaaaaagagtgcctagagacttctacctaacaacttaaacccgaaagctcaccatctacattctaaacatcatctaatctaacggtgactaaactcacaacgaaccaccattgacttcaccaaaacattaacaaaacctccttggtaactcgcccacctatttctactccaataagctagtattaacacaactagttccttcaatagcacatcactattaaacctcagggcaaaccatactgatcaaatcttcaatctaccaaaagccattgtaAAGCACCCagggatcctaatgctttattaactcacatacttgatcatatcattcatcgctaacgtctaaacttcaacttccaagatcttatcatataccatacgtgacatcccatcaatctctcttcaagttaaataacaatgtccttcattcaaccaactagatgctcaaactccaaaagaaagtataaccttaaaatttaaattcctaggtaacctcaagtcacaattaattcctgaagataatcacaataactattcccaaccatgattcattgagtaacccacttcaattgcacacttcgatcaactccccaaaaactccaagccaaagtctcttgaattactactattgtgttgactcctcttccacaccaaccaaaaccacttctttcaaaccaaatgagactaggacctatactctccgaaatccataaccacccACCACTACTATAgatcaatcttacgcacccttagccaaaaccaataatcctccaaacgtgcaggtgatcctcattaccatttccatcactaaacctatatcctcgaaatcaataagaatcatttcttaaatcgtcaccatctattatccttaaaattgatataaattaaatcctcaacctgacactgtaacctcatgctaaaaataattactaaccgaactagatcaatatcttccatctccaaagaaattctcccctaaaaattctcatatcagtaacttaactcagatcaatcctattttaattcagccgttcaactctgcaattctaaaaccttaacccagatataaatcatttcctgaaatcctcaagatcgatgaactcaaatctaaaacattctccttataaaacttgtaaattctaaaacctcaaatattatcaatttgcttatcgaggttggcaaaatcaaaaacttctagtctaagtaatctcttaattgcttgttgaacctaccagcttaaatccattaacttattttcaaaaaaactatggggccacaaaccttagatgaacttctcataaatctaacattgacattcgttgaacttacaacctcctaccccaaagactcattacctaaattctacggaacctaaatcctcaattatcctaagcaattaaaaactattcccctccttagcagcaacttgagtacctaatccaaagagttcacccagaccctgatgttcaagccttgatattaaaacaaccaatcaccaagagttcaggcctactataccaatgtttaagcctaacaatggccttctcagtcgtaccatcttcctgtcataacataacccttaacccgcctttcaatttcgaacaaaacaaaataaaataaaatttcataaataaaataacatacgacaaaatgcataaaaccaatgaagtagttcaccataaaataaaacaattaaattaaaatgacatacaaataataaataaataacaaaattattatacattaaaataaataaacaacagaattattatacaataaaataaataaagccgaTAAAACCATACTcgaccaaaggtaaacactaattaaaacaataaaaacaaataacgtcaattaacatcaattaacataaaataaaatagtaataaactcataatataaaataaataacttaacttgcaccacttaaacaaaaattttattattttaaaataataaaaataattttccggtactatcctaagggacatgtggttttacccagagtcgaactgctctgataccacctgtggcgcccccaatcccccttatataaatacacagggatcgagacgccaggatggtgacaacacggtcacacatcccaacgaagtgccagtgtgtgtacatgcgacagtgttcaaataaaataacgcagtggatagtcaactaagtaccagaatttatttacaatcaaacatcagtaatgatttaaatagcaattatacagtcatccataaaacaatttacaatagttttagatatacaaacgagtgatcccagatcactcctcaggcggagccgtctcctcaggctcgccctccttctcctcatcagcatcaaaatctgcgttaccacaaaatggtatcgcaggtaagtataacccaaacagcaacgtaatataaaatgcattaaatgcaactaacatgcatgcacatgaaaacatgcatttttttcacaaaacatcattttccccgaaaatgataaattttccaacacacaccaaaatctcattttggtccaaattatccgtaaaacattttcccagaaaatgatttacccaaaaatcaactcgcactattttcccagaaaatagtgcattaatcccaaatgcatcatgcattatttccatatgcaccatggtctcccctatggaccatccgcacgtcctggcttcgcagcggtgctcagttccgcgcccagcgcgtacatggccaagcacccacactacgcaacgagcgatgcccagttccgcgcccagcgcgtacgtggccagacatcctctagtccccgccagcagaaggaccacggagtcggcacgagaccatctcgtccgaacccattgtcgcccggcgacaatccaggggacgttactcagtatattccgctcccgagtaaccagaggagctccaccgagttaatgccccatctcggcttggggtcatgatacacacgcaccaaaaatattaacacataaaatcatagcttttcaaagcacatgaacatgaatgcaatacacgaaaacccagttttcttttacaaacatgatcatgcatgaaataatgaaatgcacatgtaccaacacaatgtccaaaccaacagataccaatccaatcaaatccaaccaaacaactccaatcacaaatccatccgacccccgaactcctcggactcagtccggcatgccaaaaacacagtgaaatgggttagtgcaaaaatacatttaaattacgaaagttctttggagaaatacttacagtgcaatataataattttccgaggatcacgaagttgaaaaaggcgacgtttgagcaacaccacagtgtaaaatacactgtggccgtgggtcacaaataccaacttttcaacgaggacaaacgaagacccaaaattgatagggtagggcctagggaggtcggtgaagctagtggtggtggtggtttgccgtgggtggcggcgcaaggggtggttttaggccaaaatgcacaaatcggaaatgggcttggtggggcttcaccggtgacggatcggagctggggttgggtccaatgagttgctaagaggtcgaggatgatgtggtaggaagatggtggccaatggtggtgcgacggcggcgcaacggcggaaagagtgtcgcggcttcgaagggctactggtggttaacggcggcacggatggaggtgaggttggtggggtgaggtcgccggcggctggggaagctagcgggctgggcggtgaaggccaccgccggctcacggcggcgctggcgtgaaggtggcccgcggcttcgtggggcgcgtgtgggctaccggcggcgaggtaggggctgagatttgggaggtgaggtcgccggagggagggggagctggtcggacGGGCGGTGTCgggcacggcggcgcgacggctgcgggctgggcggtgaggaagaacggacggagagagagagagagggagaggaagagtcgCGCGCGAGAAGGAAAGCCAgccagagaaaaagaaaagaaaagaaaaaaaaagaaaagaagaaaagaaaaagaaaaggaaaagaaaaatagagggaaaaggaatgaggtccaatcctcataacttgggtcacgaaaatgatccaacggaaacgattttaaaaccacaagttaaataaaataatttaaacgtaatggtaaagtcaaattgaaataattaaatcccacggtaattaattaaatatgaaaaacaatttaaatgcacaacaataaataaatattaagaaagcacataaaaattaatttccaccaattaaaatcatagaaataaactcattaaaaatccaaccaattttaaaatacgagaataaaatttaaataaataaaaataatcctttagtaaaaatacactaaaatgcggggtgttacataagtGCAATTTGGATTAGAGTCTCATTTCCTTTCATCGCAATGTAGTCTTCCTTCCATCCTTGTTCTCCCaacttcttctctcttttgctTACTCTCCTTTCCTTACTACATTCTACTTCTTTGTTGATAGCCTCTAAGAAATCTACCCAACCCCTGGCTTCTGGTGGGGGAGACGCTAATTTTGGGCCATCTTTTTGGGCAGTAGTTGGTGTTCCAACGCTCAAGTGATGACGCGGGCATCACTGGCCCTTACTTACCAGGTGCCAAAATCGGTGCTCTTTGAGGTCCCAAACCCACACGAGGGTTCCGTTGACGTTGAAGGTCACCTTTCTAGAGCGGCCCTCTTTCTTTCCATGTTGATGTATGGCTTGAGACTTCTTTTCCCTCGCTCTATTTGCAACTTACTAAATCGCCTTGGTCTAGCCCCATATCACCTTCATTCGAATGCTTGGAGGCTCCTGATTTGCTGTAGTATCAGCTGGCAGCGTGCCTTGCTGGAATCAGACCCGGAGTAAGCCGAGCTCATCGGTTGTGAATTCCTCCTTACTCACAAGGTGCTGTGGCTGATGGGGAACGCCTGCAGTTTTAGGGTGATGCATGCCCTCGTCAACCTGGAGCCGCGTTATCATAAGGTGAAGGACTGGTCTACGAAGTTCTTCTTTATGTCTGGCTACGAGTGGGATATCCCAGCTGGTCAGGTGAGTCTTCGTGAGTTCCCTATCCAGGTAGATTATGGCCAGAAGACAAGGCGGTGTGCCTAACGACAACCTTTGCAAAGTTGGGGTATAGTGCCATCGTTCCGGATTGCGTACAGAAGAACTCCAATAGCGTCTTCTCAAAAGCCTTTCCTACTGAGGAGAGCCTAAGGGTTTCATTGCCTCCTCTTAGGCATGTTCCTTTTTATGACAGGGCGACTGTTGCCCAGCCTCGGGTCACTCCTGCTCGAAAGTGCCCCTCAGACCCTTCTCCATCTGACAAGGGGAAGAAGGCTTGCTTAGAAGGGGTCAAGGCTAGTAACAAGCCCCCTTTTAGAGCCCCGACTCCTCAAGGGCAGGAGATGGCTATGCCTGGGGTTCGTCGTTTTGCTGTCCCGGTGACACCGGTGGAGGCGTCCTGCTGTCCTGCTGGCATGGAGGTGTCGATTGGACCTTTTTCCTTAGAGTCCTTGGACACACTAGTGAGAGGACTTCCATTAATGTTCTCGTAGTGCTGCCCCCACTGACTGATGCTGGTGATGTGCTCCTGAAAATGGGTGAAATTAATGCCCAACTTCGGGGAGTTTTTGCGATTGAGATTCCTGGGCTGGCTGTCGCGAAGTAGCTTTCTCCGGGGTTCTCCTCCCCTTCTTCAGCTCGTTCTGTGGTTGGCAGTCACTCCTTTGAAGGCAAGATTGAGTTTGCTCGGGAGGTCCCAGCTCGGTGGCAGGTGGGGAGGATCTTGGGTCGCTCGGAGGTTTGGACGCCGTCATTGAGAGGGTGGTGGCCGCTACTTCCAGTAACCGTGTCGTAGAGGTAAAGCACCGAACGGAAGGTGATTAATTTCTAGATGTTATAGTCAGCTCGGATCCGAGAGGTTCATGGAAAGATCTGCCTACCTAGGCAGAGCACCAAGAGGAGGGTGGTCCCTTTTTTGATGTTATAGTTGGCTTTGGTCTGAGAGGTTAATGCCAAGATCCGCCTGCCCAGACAGGAGCACGTGCCAAAGAGGTTGTTGAGGGAGCTCATTGGGCTGAGGCAGTTGCACAAATGTCTAAGGCCGAGGGCTTAGTAGAAGTTATCCCTCCTTTGGCCAGGCTAGAAACGGGAGGGAGCCGTGCGAAAACTATCAGACAAGTTGCCAAGTGTTTGTTCGGCTTTTTCTACGAGGTTCTGCTATGTctttctccattcttttttctttctttcgctATTTTCTAGTTTCCCTTTACTGACTGTTGCATGTCGGCCCCTCTTGTTGTCAAGGTTCCTTTTAGCTAGTGGCCTTTATTGTGAACGGCCAAGAGGTCGTTGAGTAGGAAAACCAGAACCTTCGCACGATGACCCAACCCTCCTTCAGTGTGCTCGCGGCGAAAGGGAAAAGAGGGAGCATGGATGGGCTGAGGGTCGTAGGTTGATGCGAGACCACCTCCTGGGGAGTTTGTAACTACGTTCGCGGACTTTCAAGATATATTTGCTGGTCCTAGACCTTGCCCAGATCACTGTTAAGAAAGCAACTTTTGCATTCGGCCACAAGTTGGGAAAGAAAGAGATCCCTGATGCTTTCACGGGTCCTACCTTCCCGGCCGTGCCGCAGCCTGCTGCTTCCAAGCCCGGTGATCATGCTCCCGACGTTCCTAAGGTTGGAGCTTCAGGTGCCGAGGTTTGAGGTCGCCATGCCCTAGCTTCTTGGTGCGGCTGTTGCTCTTTCTTTTgctcttccctttcttttctttttagtaaaTGTATATACCTATGCGTCGTCGCCCTATGCCTTGTATGCAACTTtgattaatgaaattgtttcacATTTCTATTGTGCTAGGCCGCTTTTTACGATGTTTCCCTTTtgagcttttctttcttttttccttttcgtgGCCGGCCTGGGGAGTTTTGCCTCAGGAAATTATGGGATTTCTGACTACCCCGCTGGTCGTACACTTATCTGTTTGCGCTGCCTTCATTCACCCTTGTTTGGTAGCTGTCCTCTCAGAGCCTTTAGCTACTTTATTTTATAAGGCTTTGGTTCGCTACGCCTTACAACTTTATGTCATACTTAGCTAGCTTTTGATGTATGTCATTGTAATTAGTTGCTTTAAGTTATAACTTGTTCTTTATAACTCTGCGGCTTCATGTTGTACCTTGCTCTTTGCAACTTTGCAacttcatgttgtaacttgtgATGATTAATGTTATTACCCTTTATTGACAGTGTTCAACTATTTGTCTTTGTGTATTTTTCTCTGTtgtttccttcttccttttctttttatggctAGTCTGAGAGGTTTCGTCGCAGGAAATTATGGGCTCGGTGTTAGGCAAGGGGTGTTGTCACCATATAGGGCGTTACAATCCACCCTGCCAACGCCTAGCCTATTCCTGAAGACCCCGTAGGTCGATGACTCTCCTATCCATTCAGTTTTTGTCCACCTTTGTTAAGTAGTCATTCTCCTAAGGCTTTTAGCGACTTTGTTTGACAAGGCCAATGTCTCTTTGCCTTTTACTTATGCCAATTTCCTCCTTTCGCATTCCATCTTCTGAATGTGCTCTACCCCACCTAATCCTTTTGTTCTTCCATTTTACGTTTTCATGCTTTACTTTGACATGtaaccaaaagaaaagaatataggTGTTGTCAGTGTTCATTGGCCTCTGCGCGGGCTTGGGGTGATGGAAATCCTCCCCTAAGAATTAAGCCATGCAGGGAAGTCCAGCTATCCTCTCAGGGGAGAGGTTGGGTAGCGTTTCGCTAACCCTCCTCTATGCCCCTCCCTAGAAGCACTGTGGCCACGAAGTTGGATATGGGTAGGCCAGGCTGCTCTTTATAGGGATGATGGCCGAGATAAATTCTTCAAGTAGCCGTGAGGCTGATCCCGCTCTCCCCTACTGGGAGACAAGGCGGTATCTGGCTCGGCCTGTCTCCTTGGtccgcagggaggtaagttgtctGGGTAATTTGAAACTGGACTCGCCCTCCTCCgttagtattttatatttaatcacTTGTTGGAAAATAAGAATGTTATCATAATTTTATCCTTAAGGGCATGAATTAGGTCTCGTTTgctttcagaaaatatctcatctcatctcatctaatcattacaactttctcaacttccaatacaaaataaaataaacaattcaattttttcaaatcccaaaacaaaaataatattaaaaaatatattctaacaatattttattcaactttttaactttaatctcatctcatatccgAAAACAAAAGAGCCTTTAATTTCGCAAACTTGGGCCTTTTGGCCTATGTCGCAATTTGCTTGTTGCTAATTGTCATGTTATTGATGTCCGTGTTATTTGGTGCAGTATTCAGACGGTCAAAGGACTTGGCTTGCTCTCCATCGGGGGAGGTTAGGACGCCTTAGGTTGACCTACCCCTTTAGCCCCTGATGAGGTAATTTCTTTGGGTTGCAAAGGGTCGGCTTGCACTTTATTTTGATGGGAGTTGGAGTAGTTGTATTTGACAGATATAAGCTAGCACTCTATTATTTGAATCTGGCAAAATCGGGGTAGTTTAAGTAGAACTATTAGTATTTATAGTTGTactatattattgattattaacaactacatgttattatactataatattacatgttataaactcagtatactattatatactagtgtctaacttattctTATTCTAGACTTGTACTATAatgtttaattacatgttattatactataatattacacATGTTATTATATACTACACTTAGTATTACAAGTTATTATACTATTGTTATTATGCATTAGTATTACATGGTAGTAATGTTACTATGATGTTTACAAactacatatactaaactattaatagtcaatttagtctatttatattatagtataactatattattttataaggatTAACtcagtatattattgaatttaactatataagttttagttataaactatagtatatatatgattaatatatagataaatacatatatttttataatatatgtataatatcggAGTTAGATTCGGAATATGAAGGCAAAATCGGAGTCAAAGTCGAGACGgcgacaactccgactccgactggagcatgaaaaaaaaattcgagtCTAAGTCCATTTTGTTAGAGTCGGACCAGAGtcggatttttttattttatcttagtCATAGTCCACACCAATGGACTCAGTAGTACTCTAACACGAGTATCATATGATGAAGGTCTATTTATAAAGAGAGAATTGATCTTGAATGTTCAGGGATCTCCTTAGagttttattctatatatacttaTGGTTTGAGTAGTCCATTTAGAGTCTACACCCTAGTGAAGATTTTCGAAATTTTTGTTCGAACTTCCTGTCGAGTTTTTGGTCTAAACATTATCGAGCGATTTTGACCTAGTAAATGTTGGATTTGAAGATTCTTTTGAAACATTAATTTATGGATAATTGAGTTAGTTTTCCAAGGCCGCCAATATCACTTCCATACTATGTGGGGATAAAAATTTATGGCTGATTTTACACTGAGTAGCTAGGTCGATCTCATCAAGCTTGCGAATTTGCAATATATATTTGACTTTTTGTTCCCATTGCAACCTAGACTCTACCCAATATATTTAGAATTCAATTGGACTAAGTCTGTCATAAAACATgccaacatattatttttacacttacATTTGTGCTATTTAGAAATTGAACATTCAAATTGCCTTCAATTTCCATTTTGTTCTCAGAAACAATTTAGGAGGTGTAATGGTATGCACCTGCTAAAGTTATAAGTGCAGGTAGTTTTTTTAGAGTAAGATGTAGGAAATTAACGCAAAAACTCATGCCTGATCAATAATATAAAAAGGCCTGATCAGGTGGGCCAGGTTTCACGAGACAAAAACAGAGAGAATTCTTGTCGAACATTAATAATCTCATATGATAAAcagtttttttcccctttaattTTAGTTAAACACAGACATACGCATGCACATCAAAGAGAACTTTATTTGATGGGAGGAAAAATcaaggagagagaagaaaagaaaaaaaaaatgaaaggaaaaacataCGCACATTAGAGAACGACGTCGAAGCTACGCCGTGGAACCGTCGTGAAGGTAGCAAGTGTAAGATCAAAATAGAGCGGAAAATGCACCACAGCAAAATAAGCTATCGGCAGGCACGCTGCTAAATAGACCGGGAACTCcacatatctcaaaatattgtCTTTTGTCTGAAGCAAATTTCCCGCGCAGAATGAAATCAGAATCGCCACTATGGAAACAAACAGTGATGTTAAACCTACGAAAAACTTCCTCGGCAAGTCCTTTCCAAAGTCGCTCTCTTGGTGCCGCGATGTTAAGATGGCGAGGAACGCGACCAAGGCCGTGATCGAGAAGCTGAGCGCAATGAGGGATGAGATGGCAAAGAGGTGGAATACAAGCTGCCTTTCCAAGTTTGGAGTGCCGATCCCCTCCTTGAGGCCTCCAGGAACTGAGGAGGACGTGGCGAAGGAAACAGTGGCTATGATTCCAGCTAAGACGGAGTAGGACTGGGAGGAGCTGGACAGCCACTCGCGACCTTTAGTGACGAGCTTCTTGTGGTTTTCGATGAACAGATCCTCAGGGGTCTTGCCCTTGTCGTTGCAGCGCGGGAGCACAATTTTGGAGGGAAGGACTTCATCACAAACTGCActgatgcatgcatgtaaaaAGCCAAGCATccattatctttttatattatttatattaaaaatggacagcttatagtatatatataaacacaccgGCCGACATATACCTCAAACCACTTCATTTCTCATTGCATTTGCAGGAATTCCCCGGGAATTAGCCACGGCTTTTGGGCTCCAAGCTTAGCCGCAAGATGAAAGACACCATTACCTTCGTTATCCACTACAAGAAACACGCtgtctttattcagggtatttCTTTCCAACAAGAGTTTATATATATGGGGTTGCCTGTTCTCTACTGCCAACAGCAATGCATTCTTGTTTTCTGCATTCACATCGTGTGTGGCAACCGGAACCACTTCCAGAATTTTCTCCACAATTTCTGCAACACCATTTCTAGCAGCGATTAATATTACAGTCTCGGGTTCATTTTTCGTCGTCTTCCCTGCAATATATATTAAAGGCAAAGTTTAGTACTGTAACAACAACAACAGTAACAACTCTTAGATCGTTCAAGATACTTGAGGCACCATTTGGGTTTCACAAATGGTCTCAATATATttgatctcatctaatctcatttcattacatCTCATCttcaaaacattatttaaatataaacacttcaattttcaaatttttaattttttcatctaattattacaactttaccaaactttcaaataaaatacaaaaaataattcaacttttttaaatcccaaaacaaaaattatacaaaaaattataatctagcaatattttaactttataatatttttatttaactttttatctctcattttccaaaatcccataaaaatatattaactcaaatcatttcactactattcacaaactatttcgttactatt from Juglans microcarpa x Juglans regia isolate MS1-56 chromosome 4S, Jm3101_v1.0, whole genome shotgun sequence carries:
- the LOC121262184 gene encoding uncharacterized protein LOC121262184 produces the protein MKLADGKPILEEGLVTRKTTKNEPETVILIAARNGVAEIVEKILEVVPVATHDVNAENKNALLLAVENRQPHIYKLLLERNTLNKDSVFLVVDNEVCDEVLPSKIVLPRCNDKGKTPEDLFIENHKKLVTKGREWLSSSSQSYSVLAGIIATVSFATSSSVPGGLKEGIGTPNLERQLVFHLFAISSLIALSFSITALVAFLAILTSRHQESDFGKDLPRKFFVGLTSLFVSIVAILISFCAGNLLQTKDNILRYVEFPVYLAACLPIAYFAVVHFPLYFDLTLATFTTVPRRSFDVVL